The following proteins are co-located in the Methylomonas sp. 11b genome:
- a CDS encoding efflux RND transporter periplasmic adaptor subunit codes for MRRLIFGLLLTQALSVFAQDTQIKITQQQIDNLDIKVAQLTASQQIPLFYAPGKVVVPADREVLISSSQPGLVTQLPVNIGDKVHKGQLLAQLNSPELVGLQQAFLTAASELNLSGQERSRDQKLLQEGVIAQRRWQETQMLYSSKSAKADEARQLLLLAGMSAAEIKSLGQNHKLDNRLTIRAPIDGVVLERLTNLGARLDMQAPLYRIADLSELWLEINIPQERLSGIRLGDSVCLKGSEITAKISLLGQSVDRDNQTVLARAVIDGKAEGLRVGQNVNAQIMQNSLETGFLVPNTAIAQNEGRAYVFVRNQDGFAVTEVTVTGKQDANSLISGPLSGNEQIAIKGAVALKANWLGLGGGE; via the coding sequence ATGAGGCGGTTAATCTTCGGCCTGTTATTGACGCAGGCGTTAAGCGTGTTTGCTCAAGATACGCAGATCAAAATTACTCAGCAGCAGATCGACAATTTGGATATAAAAGTTGCGCAGCTTACCGCTAGCCAACAGATTCCGTTGTTTTACGCGCCGGGCAAAGTGGTGGTGCCGGCAGATCGGGAGGTGTTGATCAGTAGCAGCCAGCCCGGTTTGGTTACCCAATTGCCGGTCAATATTGGCGACAAGGTACACAAAGGCCAACTGTTGGCACAGTTGAACAGCCCGGAACTTGTCGGGTTACAACAAGCATTTTTAACCGCTGCTAGCGAACTGAATTTATCCGGCCAAGAGCGCAGCCGCGATCAAAAATTATTGCAGGAAGGTGTGATTGCGCAGCGGCGCTGGCAGGAAACCCAAATGCTGTACAGCAGCAAATCGGCCAAGGCCGATGAGGCCCGGCAGTTGTTACTGTTGGCCGGCATGTCGGCCGCCGAGATTAAAAGTTTGGGTCAAAACCACAAGCTGGACAATCGTTTGACTATTCGGGCGCCCATCGACGGGGTGGTGTTGGAGCGTCTGACCAATTTGGGTGCCCGCTTGGATATGCAGGCGCCGCTGTATCGGATTGCCGATTTGTCTGAGCTGTGGCTGGAAATCAATATTCCGCAGGAGCGCTTGAGCGGGATTCGGCTCGGCGATTCGGTGTGTCTGAAAGGCAGCGAGATCACTGCCAAAATTAGCTTGCTGGGTCAAAGTGTCGATCGCGATAACCAAACGGTATTGGCCAGGGCGGTGATTGACGGCAAAGCCGAGGGTTTACGCGTGGGACAGAACGTCAATGCGCAGATCATGCAAAACAGCTTAGAGACCGGCTTCCTTGTACCTAATACCGCCATTGCGCAGAACGAAGGGCGCGCTTATGTATTTGTGCGCAATCAAGACGGATTTGCCGTGACCGAAGTGACGGTTACCGGTAAGCAGGACGCCAATTCCTTGATCAGCGGACCTTTGTCCGGCAACGAGCAAATCGCCATAAAAGGCGCGGTGGCCTTGAAAGCCAATTGGTTAGGTTTGGGAGGCGGCGAATAA
- a CDS encoding TolC family protein, whose product MNGYRYLKCGLPVLLLVTAPCLAEINPVGESLAATRGEMFSENLIVEHMDPIETDQSLSLSQLVEITLEKYPDRLVGEALTQEANALAERSDAWVAGSTAVGLNYMDDRIADDLGSREASAQVEITTWKWGQRDAGQAVAERAGVSAQKQSAAVKLEVTRLIRDALWNMEIANIGLQQAQNALSISEQLMKKVERRVELGDLPRADLLLAKGEYLQNRALVTQAEAEVMHSRKAYASLTTLSRVPGNYQEKLSDITSVTSNHPMLEAINAIIDRKQAEIEWTKSTDPINQPKLSVGAKSQRDGRSGQDIESVGVGVVMLFGGEAYNAPEIAKVNLELNNAKAQREHLYRQLEKNLHEAEHALEVTRAELAIANELKQIAETHLKMTEVSFSAGEINLLDLLKIQARSLEAIRNAKLQEVKLQRNIAFYNQAVGIQP is encoded by the coding sequence ATGAATGGATACCGTTATCTGAAATGCGGTTTACCTGTTTTACTGCTGGTTACGGCGCCTTGCCTTGCCGAAATAAATCCTGTCGGAGAGAGCTTGGCGGCGACTCGCGGCGAAATGTTTTCGGAAAATTTGATTGTCGAGCACATGGATCCTATCGAAACCGATCAATCGCTCAGCTTGTCGCAATTAGTCGAAATAACCTTGGAGAAATACCCGGATCGATTGGTTGGCGAAGCCTTGACCCAGGAAGCCAACGCCTTGGCCGAACGCAGCGATGCTTGGGTGGCCGGCTCCACGGCTGTTGGTTTAAATTACATGGATGACCGAATTGCCGACGACCTGGGTTCACGTGAGGCCTCGGCCCAAGTCGAAATCACTACCTGGAAATGGGGGCAGCGCGATGCCGGCCAGGCCGTGGCGGAGCGGGCCGGCGTTTCCGCGCAAAAGCAATCGGCGGCGGTTAAGCTGGAAGTCACACGCTTGATCAGAGATGCCTTGTGGAATATGGAAATCGCCAATATCGGTTTGCAACAGGCGCAAAATGCTTTGTCGATTTCCGAGCAATTGATGAAGAAAGTCGAACGCCGGGTGGAACTGGGCGATTTGCCGCGCGCGGATTTGTTGCTGGCCAAGGGTGAATATCTGCAAAACCGGGCGTTGGTAACCCAAGCTGAGGCGGAGGTAATGCATAGCCGTAAAGCCTATGCCAGCTTGACTACTTTGTCGCGGGTGCCGGGCAATTATCAGGAAAAACTCAGCGATATTACCTCCGTGACCAGCAACCACCCGATGTTGGAAGCTATCAATGCCATCATTGACCGCAAACAAGCAGAAATTGAATGGACCAAATCCACCGATCCTATCAATCAACCCAAGCTCAGTGTAGGCGCGAAAAGCCAACGGGATGGCCGCAGCGGGCAAGACATCGAGAGTGTCGGCGTCGGCGTGGTGATGCTATTCGGCGGAGAGGCCTATAACGCGCCGGAAATCGCGAAGGTGAATCTGGAGCTGAACAATGCCAAGGCGCAACGCGAACATCTTTACCGGCAGTTGGAGAAAAATCTGCACGAAGCCGAGCATGCTCTGGAAGTGACGCGGGCGGAGCTGGCAATAGCCAACGAGTTGAAACAAATCGCCGAAACCCATCTGAAAATGACCGAAGTCAGCTTCTCGGCCGGCGAAATCAACCTGTTGGATCTCTTAAAAATCCAGGCTCGCAGTCTGGAAGCGATTCGCAATGCCAAATTGCAGGAGGTTAAATTACAGCGCAACATCGCTTTCTATAATCAAGCGGTAGGCATACAGCCATGA